From one Mytilus edulis chromosome 1, xbMytEdul2.2, whole genome shotgun sequence genomic stretch:
- the LOC139514739 gene encoding baculoviral IAP repeat-containing protein 7-like produces the protein MAVPINWDDVCKRKKIVIVKQKGCGVQTRNELSPKWTDMHFISKTEIGQRKLSFSPILILLFIFFLLKLVTESFKARTIKVKFKTVEKTRKNAQDILHVKSEWIFDNLIKPWSYVPCYGYMYQAYPFLPEETSLYCQNDRQLQAFTTMQFEGARFATFATFPHIPGIFATRLAEAGFYYAGRGNEVVCFSCGVRYSSWTRNESAFEIHKRISPNCPFISDERRKHNEGNQNIGGSVDSKIQEENIYQNPCAEIRSGNSSSPLDKTQRDQNYNDFASGPSHVSKPSDSRPIAETVASRGIATNNIQNMVSTSKREQQTKKSDATTTENQLKESTSLLMERTASSELLEIGVCLEKAKYSKYSIRSKRLDSFNHWPSYLTQTPEDMATAGFFFTGIEDHCRCFFCGGGLRNWEPGDQPWVEHARWYQNCVFVRESKGEKFIDEVQSNEYQPILQESENLCSRRSDFTTTDKNQVTNDFRTHPAVLSVKEFGYSEMVIKKAFELLQAEGTKVVTGTTLLEAIFQMEDNTTRHESNNTLNMGQAEQPELSSREKAPKEKSETTLDPELELSIRGLEEENQNLKDQQTCKICLDKPIAIVFLPCGHMASCANCAPALRRCPICRVFIKGTVKAIMC, from the exons ATGGCTGTTCCTATTAATTGGGATGATGTATGTAAACGAAAGAAAATAGTAATTGTAAAACAGAAAGGATGTGGTGTGCAAACTAGAAATGAACTTTCACCAAAATGGACGGACATGCATTTTATCTCCAAAACTGAAATCGGACAAAGAAAATTATCTTTTTCCCCTATCCTgatattgttgtttatttttttcctgcTTAAACTCGTAACTGAATCTTTTAAAGCACGCACTATTAAGGTGAAATTTAAAACCGTAGAAAAAACTAGAAAGAATGCACAGGATATACTCCATGTAAAATCAGAATGGATATTTGACAATTTGATTAAACCGTGGAGCTATGTTCCTTGTTATGGATACATGTACCAAGCCTATCCGTTTCTTCCAGAAGAAACCAGTTTATACTGTCAAAATGATAGACAATTACAAGCATTTACAACTATGCAATTTGAAGGTGCAAGATTTGCTACTTTTGCTACATTCCCACATATTCCCGGAATTTTCGCAACTAGATTGGCAGAGGCAGGTTTTTATTATGCTGGAAGAGGAAATGAAGTAGTATGCTTTAGCTGCGGTGTTAGATACAGCAGTTGGACACGCAATGAATCAGCATTCGAAATTCACAAACGTATATCCCCAAATTGCCCTTTCATATCAGATGAAAGAAGGAAACATAATGAAGGAAATCAGAATATTGGTGGAAGTGTGGATAGTAAGATACAAGAGgagaacatttatcaaaatccgTGTGCCGAAATAAGGTCTGGAAATTCCTCCTCGCCGTTAGATAAAACACAACGTGACCAAAACTATAATGATTTTGCTTCCGGACCTTCTCACGTTAGTAAGCCTTCGGATAGCAGACCAATTGCAGAAACTGTTGCTTCTCGTGGAATTGCAACGAACAATATTCAAAACATGGTTTCAACTTCCAAAAGAGAACAACAAACTAAAAAATCAGATGCAACCACAACCGAAAATCAGTTGAAAGAATCAACTTCATTGCTGATGGAAAGAACAGCATCTTCAGAACTGTTAGAGATAGGAGTGTGTCTTGAAAAAGCCAAATATTCAAAATACTCCATTCGATCAAAACGGCTAGATTCATTTAATCATTGGCCGAGTTACCTCACACAGACTCCTGAAGACATGGCTACAGCAGGTTTCTTTTTCACTG GCATTGAGGATCACTGTCGTTGCTTTTTCTGTGGCGGTGGCTTACGAAATTGGGAGCCAGGTGATCAGCCTTGGGTAGAGCATGCTCGCTGGTACCAGAACTGTGTTTTTGTGAGAGAGAGTAAAGGAGAGAAGTTTATAGACGAGGTGCAATCAAACGAATATCAGCCAATACTACAAGAATCAGAG AATTTATGCAGTAGGCGATCTGATTTTACAACGACAGACAAGAACCAAGTTACAAATGATTTCAGAACTCATCCAGCTGTGTTGTCTGTGAAAGAGTTTGGATACAGTGAAATGGTGATAAAGAAAGCATTTGAGTTACTTCAGGCAGAAGGAACGAAAG TAGTCACTGGTACAACTCTACTTGAAGCCATATTCCAGATGGAAGATAACACAACCAGACATGAGTCAAATAACACTCTTAACATGGGACAAGCAGAACAACCAGAACTAAGTAGTCGTGAGAAAGCCCCTAAAGAGAAATCAGAAACCACACTAGATCCAGAACTTGAAT TATCAATTAGAGGATTGGAGGAAGAAAATCAAAACCTTAAAGATCAACAGACCTGTAAAATATGCCTTGACAAACCAATTGCTATTGTTTTTCTTCCATGTGGACATATGGCGTCTTGCGCAAACTGCGCACCAGCTCTACGGAGATGTCCTATATGCCGGGTGTTCATCAAGGGAACTGTGAAAGCTATAATGTGTTGA